In Tepidanaerobacter syntrophicus, the following are encoded in one genomic region:
- the ylqF gene encoding ribosome biogenesis GTPase YlqF has protein sequence MDIQWYPGHMEKAKKSIKNYLKLADGIIEIVDARAPVSTRIKNIEKLASGKNIIIVLNKADLADLKITQMWLEYFNSGSIMAIAINALKKSELNKLYGLLSKPKNKSRIAPLRCVVVGAPNVGKSTFINQIKGRKTAKTGDFPGITKNIAWIKASDDLELLDTPGILQPKYEDRFIAAKLAILGTINPDILDFEELAKTLIEYLLKNYPTNIEKRYGVNLDFNSSKVLESIGKARGFLTNGGSVDIERTAKTVIKEFQEGKLGRISLERPDEMPDKKD, from the coding sequence TTGGATATTCAATGGTACCCGGGCCATATGGAAAAGGCAAAAAAGTCAATCAAAAATTATTTAAAGCTGGCAGACGGCATCATAGAAATTGTTGATGCTCGGGCGCCTGTTTCTACAAGGATAAAAAACATAGAAAAACTCGCCTCCGGCAAAAATATCATAATAGTCCTTAACAAAGCAGACCTTGCCGATCTGAAGATAACTCAAATGTGGCTTGAATATTTTAACTCTGGTAGTATTATGGCAATTGCTATAAACGCTTTAAAAAAATCGGAATTAAATAAACTTTATGGCCTTCTATCTAAACCCAAAAATAAATCTCGCATCGCTCCTTTAAGGTGCGTGGTGGTAGGTGCTCCGAATGTAGGAAAATCTACATTCATTAATCAGATAAAGGGCAGAAAGACTGCAAAAACAGGAGACTTTCCCGGTATAACAAAAAATATTGCATGGATAAAAGCGAGCGATGATTTAGAACTACTTGATACTCCGGGGATCCTGCAGCCAAAGTATGAAGACAGATTTATAGCTGCAAAGCTTGCGATATTGGGAACGATTAATCCTGATATCTTAGATTTTGAGGAGCTTGCAAAAACTTTAATTGAATATTTATTAAAAAATTATCCTACAAATATTGAGAAAAGATATGGCGTCAACCTTGACTTCAATTCTTCAAAAGTGTTAGAAAGCATAGGAAAAGCTCGAGGTTTTTTGACAAACGGCGGTTCTGTTGATATAGAAAGAACTGCAAAGACTGTTATAAAAGAATTTCAAGAGGGGAAACTCGGTCGCATATCTTTAGAGAGACCTGATGAAATGCCAGATAAAAAAGATTGA
- the trmD gene encoding tRNA (guanosine(37)-N1)-methyltransferase TrmD, translating to MLNIYILTLFPEFFESPFSVSIIKRAIDRNLVKIELINIRDFSHDKHKKVDDYPYGGGCGMVMKPEPIFESVEYVEKKIESTNRRIILLSPQGKIFNQAIAQELSCEQNLVFICGHYEGIDERVKTIITDEISLGDFILTGGEIPALAVTDSVIRLVPGVLGSSDSPVNESFCNNLLEYPQYTRPEIYRGLKVPDVLLSGDHKKIEIYRRKAALIRTKEKRPDLFEKIELTEEDRKLLE from the coding sequence GTGCTTAACATTTATATACTTACATTGTTTCCCGAGTTTTTTGAGAGCCCCTTTAGCGTGAGCATAATAAAGCGAGCCATCGATCGAAACTTAGTCAAAATTGAACTTATAAACATACGAGATTTTTCCCATGATAAACATAAAAAGGTTGACGACTATCCTTATGGCGGAGGCTGTGGGATGGTTATGAAACCGGAACCGATTTTTGAATCGGTGGAATATGTGGAAAAGAAGATTGAGTCTACAAACAGGCGAATAATTTTATTGTCCCCTCAAGGCAAAATTTTTAACCAAGCCATAGCTCAGGAGTTGTCTTGCGAACAGAATTTAGTCTTTATTTGCGGACATTATGAAGGCATAGACGAACGAGTTAAGACTATAATAACAGATGAGATATCTCTGGGAGATTTTATTTTGACAGGCGGAGAAATTCCTGCCCTTGCAGTAACAGATTCTGTTATAAGGCTTGTTCCCGGTGTCTTAGGAAGCAGTGATTCTCCGGTTAATGAATCTTTTTGCAACAATCTCTTAGAATACCCCCAATATACGCGACCCGAGATTTACAGAGGATTAAAGGTCCCTGATGTCCTTTTATCGGGCGATCATAAAAAAATTGAAATCTATAGGCGAAAAGCAGCTCTAATAAGAACCAAAGAAAAAAGGCCGGATCTTTTTGAGAAGATAGAGCTGACTGAAGAAGATAGGAAACTGCTTGAGTAA
- the cobO gene encoding cob(I)yrinic acid a,c-diamide adenosyltransferase, whose protein sequence is MENKKGLVLVYTGNGKGKTTAALGLALRAVGHDEKVYIIQFMKGNEKYGEVQAVRKYLPNAELVQKGLDKFVKKGKPSEEDLKLAKEGIDLAKDVISSGEYDLVILDEINVAVDYGLIKEEDVLDLISIKPEHVTLVLTGRYAPEKILEAADMVSEVREIKHHYKQGIKAQPGIEY, encoded by the coding sequence ATGGAAAACAAAAAGGGTTTAGTGCTTGTTTATACCGGCAACGGAAAAGGTAAAACCACAGCAGCATTAGGTTTGGCATTGCGCGCCGTAGGACATGATGAAAAAGTTTACATAATCCAATTTATGAAAGGCAATGAAAAATACGGAGAAGTCCAGGCAGTAAGAAAGTATCTACCCAATGCCGAACTGGTGCAAAAAGGTTTGGACAAGTTTGTTAAAAAGGGAAAGCCTTCAGAGGAAGACCTAAAACTTGCCAAAGAAGGTATTGATCTTGCAAAAGATGTCATATCATCAGGTGAATATGATTTAGTCATTCTAGACGAGATAAATGTAGCTGTGGACTATGGTCTAATAAAGGAAGAAGATGTTTTAGATCTAATATCTATAAAACCTGAACATGTGACACTTGTTTTAACAGGAAGATACGCTCCCGAGAAAATCCTAGAAGCAGCTGATATGGTAAGCGAGGTAAGAGAAATTAAGCATCATTATAAGCAGGGAATTAAGGCACAGCCCGGCATAGAATATTAA
- the rplS gene encoding 50S ribosomal protein L19: MDLVTSVEQEQVRTDIPDFRPGDTVKVYTKVVEGGRERIQVFEGIVIARKGGGLRETFTVRKISYGVGVERVFPLNSPRIDKIEVVKKGKVRRAKLYYMRKLRGKAARIKERD; this comes from the coding sequence ATGGATTTAGTTACTTCAGTTGAACAAGAACAAGTAAGAACCGATATCCCTGATTTTAGACCGGGCGATACCGTTAAAGTTTATACAAAAGTTGTAGAAGGCGGCCGCGAAAGAATTCAGGTTTTTGAAGGCATTGTAATTGCAAGAAAAGGCGGCGGCTTAAGAGAGACTTTTACAGTTCGTAAGATTTCATATGGTGTAGGCGTTGAAAGAGTCTTTCCTTTGAACTCGCCACGAATTGACAAAATTGAAGTTGTTAAAAAAGGTAAAGTGCGTCGGGCAAAGCTTTATTACATGCGTAAATTAAGGGGTAAGGCTGCAAGAATAAAAGAAAGGGACTGA
- the dprA gene encoding DNA-processing protein DprA, whose protein sequence is MTEKDDKLLLVTLNAIPGLGPRKIQKLAMRFKNYKTFLEAKREDFLEINGVGEIICEKILEYRSKFDPYKEIKKANNLNIKVITLKDDKYPFLLKEIYDPPPVLYFKGTAPLSPHSIAIVGSRKASAYGKNVAAKFARELAAVDINIVSGMARGIDSCAHKGALEANGFTIAVLGCGIDIVYPPENTGLMKDIVESGCVISSFPLGTPPQGANFPARNRIISGLSLGTLVVEAAKKSGSLITADFSLEQGREVFAVPGSIFNPYSSGTHKLIKQGAKLVENVEDILDELYLENLPESIASSGKANKPDLTCEEKGILDIIDYQPTYIEEIISLSHKTPGSINILLTHLELKGYISALGGGYFAKI, encoded by the coding sequence ATGACAGAAAAAGATGATAAGCTGCTTTTAGTTACATTAAATGCTATTCCCGGATTAGGTCCCAGGAAAATTCAAAAACTAGCTATGCGTTTTAAAAATTATAAAACTTTTTTAGAAGCTAAACGTGAAGATTTTTTGGAAATTAACGGTGTTGGCGAAATAATCTGTGAGAAAATATTAGAATATCGAAGCAAATTCGATCCATATAAAGAGATTAAAAAGGCAAACAATCTGAACATAAAAGTCATTACTCTAAAGGACGATAAATATCCTTTTTTGCTCAAAGAAATATATGATCCGCCACCGGTCCTTTATTTTAAAGGCACAGCGCCTCTAAGCCCCCATTCTATTGCTATAGTCGGTTCCCGTAAAGCCTCTGCTTATGGTAAAAATGTGGCAGCAAAGTTTGCAAGAGAGCTAGCTGCCGTGGATATAAACATAGTAAGCGGTATGGCACGTGGGATAGATTCTTGTGCCCATAAAGGAGCTTTAGAAGCAAATGGCTTTACAATTGCCGTTTTGGGATGCGGAATCGATATTGTATATCCTCCGGAAAATACCGGTTTAATGAAAGATATAGTAGAAAGTGGTTGTGTAATTTCAAGTTTTCCATTAGGTACGCCTCCACAGGGTGCGAATTTTCCTGCAAGAAATCGAATTATCAGCGGACTTTCCTTAGGAACTCTAGTAGTAGAGGCTGCAAAAAAGAGCGGCTCCCTGATAACTGCTGATTTTTCACTAGAACAAGGCAGAGAGGTCTTTGCAGTGCCCGGCAGTATTTTCAATCCCTATAGCTCAGGTACTCATAAACTAATAAAGCAGGGAGCAAAACTTGTAGAAAATGTTGAGGATATACTTGATGAACTCTATCTTGAAAATCTTCCGGAATCTATAGCTTCCTCAGGTAAGGCAAATAAGCCTGATCTTACTTGCGAAGAAAAGGGCATTTTAGATATAATTGATTATCAACCAACTTATATTGAAGAAATTATAAGCCTGAGCCATAAAACGCCGGGCAGTATCAACATCTTGCTTACACATCTTGAACTTAAAGGCTATATTTCAGCACTGGGCGGAGGCTATTTTGCAAAAATTTGA
- the rimM gene encoding ribosome maturation factor RimM (Essential for efficient processing of 16S rRNA) yields the protein MNEKYYITIGRIISSWGVKGQVKVEPLTDFPERFKKLEKVFINLKGEFVCCKIESITLLKGYFPIIKFNGVDSKDKADDLRGCYIAVRREDAVKLPEGRYFICDIVGLRVFDETSGTYIGTVKDVLQTGANDVYIIETDAKSEILIPAIRQVVKKIDFENGIIAIEPLEGMF from the coding sequence TTGAACGAAAAATATTATATAACCATAGGCCGAATAATATCTTCTTGGGGTGTTAAAGGACAAGTCAAAGTTGAACCTTTAACGGATTTTCCTGAAAGATTCAAGAAATTGGAAAAGGTTTTTATTAACCTAAAAGGGGAATTTGTTTGTTGTAAGATAGAATCGATTACACTGTTAAAAGGCTATTTTCCGATTATTAAATTTAATGGGGTAGATTCAAAAGACAAGGCAGATGATTTGAGGGGATGCTATATTGCCGTCAGGAGAGAAGATGCAGTAAAATTGCCCGAAGGCCGCTACTTTATATGTGATATAGTGGGTCTTAGGGTCTTTGATGAAACTTCCGGAACATATATCGGAACAGTCAAAGATGTTCTTCAAACAGGCGCAAATGATGTATACATCATAGAAACAGATGCTAAATCAGAAATCCTCATTCCGGCGATTAGACAAGTAGTAAAGAAGATAGATTTTGAAAATGGCATAATAGCGATTGAACCGCTGGAGGGGATGTTCTAG
- the rpsP gene encoding 30S ribosomal protein S16: MAVKIRLKRMGAKKKPFYRVVVADSRMPRDGRFIEEIGYYDPLADPIKIKLNEERAVEWLKNGAIPTDTVKYLFKNAGILPDKKAAKQNSEGEAESL, from the coding sequence ATGGCAGTAAAAATAAGACTAAAGCGCATGGGCGCCAAGAAAAAACCTTTCTACAGAGTTGTGGTTGCCGATAGCCGTATGCCAAGAGATGGCAGGTTTATAGAAGAGATTGGCTACTATGATCCTTTGGCAGATCCTATCAAAATAAAATTAAATGAAGAGCGAGCTGTTGAATGGCTTAAAAATGGAGCTATCCCAACTGACACAGTAAAGTATTTATTTAAAAATGCCGGGATTTTGCCTGACAAGAAAGCTGCAAAACAAAATAGCGAAGGTGAAGCTGAGTCGTTGTAA
- the topA gene encoding type I DNA topoisomerase — MAKTLIIVESPAKAKTLTKYLGKNYKVAASMGHVKDLPKSQLGIDIKAGFEPRYITIRGKGPLLNNLKKEAAKADKVLLATDPDREGEAISWHLANALGLPENDPYRVEFYEVTKNAVLESIKKPRKINLDLVEAQQARRILDRLVGYKISPILWKKIKRGLSAGRVQSVAVRIICDREKEIREFVPVEYWTIDADLKDGKEKIRARLYSKGDEKLKIENKDEADKIVEDLKDKTFQVTEIKTSERKKMPYPPFTTSSMQQEAARKLGFTAKKTMMVAQQLYEGLDVKGEGTVGLITYMRTDSTRISEQAKKEAQNYIGETYGKEYVSNGAPTRKKNDKNIQDAHEGIRPTSVMRTPEKVKDSLTKDQYKLYKLIWDRFVSSQMSPAIYDTVSISIKAGEYLFKVSGSTMKFPGFMLLYTEGSDEETANEESKLPVLKEGQILKLVKLLPEQHFTQPPPRYTEAMLVKTLEEKGIGRPSTYAPTIDVIQKRGYVEKEKGRFKPTELGEIVVQVLQEFFEDIIDIDFTAEMEEKLDKIEAGQQNRQEVLESFYVPFEEKLKIAEQELEKITIEDEVTDEKCEFCGRNMVIKTGRYGKFLACPGFPECKNTKPIVTEIGVKCPLCGGDIVVKRSKRGRTFYGCSNYPDCKFVSWERPIDKPCPKCGSLMVKKRAKAGEYEACTNKECGYTSK; from the coding sequence ATGGCTAAAACTTTGATTATAGTCGAATCTCCCGCAAAGGCTAAAACCTTAACTAAATATTTGGGCAAAAACTATAAAGTGGCAGCTTCGATGGGACATGTTAAAGATTTACCAAAAAGTCAATTAGGAATAGACATAAAAGCCGGATTTGAGCCGAGATATATTACAATACGAGGAAAAGGACCGCTGCTGAATAACTTAAAAAAGGAAGCGGCAAAGGCAGATAAAGTTTTGCTTGCAACAGACCCGGACAGAGAAGGAGAGGCAATTTCTTGGCATCTTGCAAACGCCCTTGGCCTTCCGGAAAATGATCCGTATAGAGTAGAGTTTTACGAAGTTACAAAGAATGCTGTCTTAGAGTCTATTAAGAAACCTCGAAAAATAAATTTAGATTTAGTTGAAGCTCAACAGGCAAGAAGAATCTTAGATAGATTGGTAGGCTACAAAATAAGCCCGATACTTTGGAAAAAAATAAAAAGAGGGCTAAGCGCTGGAAGAGTTCAATCAGTTGCCGTCAGAATTATATGCGACAGAGAGAAGGAAATACGAGAATTTGTTCCTGTAGAATATTGGACAATTGATGCAGACTTAAAAGACGGTAAGGAAAAAATAAGGGCTCGTCTTTACTCAAAAGGCGATGAAAAATTAAAAATAGAAAATAAAGACGAGGCCGACAAAATAGTAGAGGACTTGAAAGATAAGACTTTTCAAGTTACTGAAATAAAAACAAGCGAAAGAAAAAAGATGCCTTATCCCCCTTTTACAACAAGCAGTATGCAGCAAGAAGCAGCTAGAAAATTAGGTTTTACAGCTAAAAAAACCATGATGGTAGCACAGCAGTTGTATGAAGGTTTGGATGTTAAAGGCGAGGGAACCGTAGGATTAATAACTTATATGCGAACAGATTCCACAAGAATATCCGAACAGGCGAAAAAAGAAGCTCAAAACTATATTGGCGAAACGTATGGTAAGGAATATGTAAGCAACGGCGCGCCTACACGCAAGAAAAATGATAAGAACATTCAAGACGCCCATGAAGGTATAAGACCTACATCGGTAATGAGAACGCCTGAAAAGGTGAAAGATTCTCTGACAAAAGATCAATATAAGTTGTATAAGCTTATTTGGGATAGATTTGTCAGCAGCCAGATGTCTCCTGCTATATATGACACAGTATCCATAAGTATCAAAGCTGGAGAATATCTTTTTAAGGTTTCAGGATCAACTATGAAATTTCCCGGTTTTATGTTACTATATACAGAAGGTTCTGATGAAGAAACTGCAAATGAAGAAAGCAAGCTACCTGTCTTAAAGGAAGGACAGATTCTCAAATTAGTAAAATTGCTCCCTGAACAGCATTTTACTCAACCACCGCCGAGATACACGGAGGCTATGCTGGTAAAGACCTTAGAAGAAAAGGGAATTGGAAGGCCCAGTACTTATGCACCTACCATTGATGTTATACAAAAACGTGGTTATGTAGAAAAGGAAAAGGGCCGTTTCAAGCCTACTGAGCTCGGAGAAATTGTGGTGCAAGTATTACAGGAATTTTTTGAGGATATTATCGACATTGACTTTACTGCAGAAATGGAAGAAAAGCTGGATAAAATCGAAGCCGGCCAACAGAATCGCCAAGAAGTCTTAGAGTCTTTTTATGTTCCTTTTGAAGAAAAGCTTAAAATCGCAGAACAGGAATTAGAAAAAATTACTATAGAAGATGAAGTAACTGATGAGAAATGTGAGTTCTGTGGTCGAAATATGGTTATAAAAACAGGAAGATACGGCAAATTCTTAGCTTGCCCCGGCTTTCCGGAGTGTAAAAATACTAAGCCGATAGTAACCGAAATTGGGGTGAAATGTCCTTTGTGCGGAGGCGATATTGTTGTCAAAAGGTCAAAACGTGGAAGGACCTTCTATGGATGCTCAAATTACCCCGATTGCAAATTTGTTTCATGGGAAAGACCTATTGACAAACCTTGTCCAAAATGTGGTTCCCTTATGGTTAAAAAAAGAGCAAAGGCAGGCGAATATGAAGCCTGTACTAATAAAGAATGTGGATATACTTCTAAATAG
- a CDS encoding YifB family Mg chelatase-like AAA ATPase: MLAQTKSCSIYGLESFLVDVEVDISNGLPSFDIVGLPDTAVRESRERVRSAIKNQEFDFPIKRITLNLAPADIRKEGPHFDLPIAIGILAATDQLPQEALKGYAIIGELSLDGRVRPVNGVLAMSIEAKQQGLKGIIVPIENVEEASVVSGIEAVGVTSLKEAALYFKGEHKAERRNDILHKNRNNEDEIKFEGDFSEVKGQENLKRCLEIAAAGQHNLIMTGPPGSGKTMIARRIPTILPSMTFEESLETTKIYSIAGLISDHSGLIRTRPFRSPHHTITPSGMVGGGRIPKPGEITLAHNGVLFLDELPEFPREILELLRQPLEDGKITIARAHATVSFPSKFMMVASMNPCPCGFYNSPFHQCSCTMRQIHKYRGKISGPLLDRMDMNLEVAPVKFSELEGPSTTDSATIRKRVEAARQLQLERYKNSNVYWNSQLTPAMINKYCRLDKNGKVLLKQAFNRMKLSARAYNKILKVSRTIADLEEKDLIKEYHVAEALQYHGREEDQIVN; this comes from the coding sequence ATGTTGGCTCAAACAAAAAGTTGTTCAATATATGGTCTGGAAAGCTTTTTGGTAGACGTAGAGGTAGATATTTCAAACGGATTACCATCTTTTGACATAGTGGGGTTGCCTGATACAGCTGTAAGGGAATCACGAGAGCGAGTAAGATCGGCTATAAAAAATCAAGAATTTGATTTTCCCATCAAAAGGATTACCTTAAATTTAGCCCCTGCCGATATTAGGAAGGAAGGTCCCCATTTTGATCTGCCGATAGCAATAGGCATTCTTGCCGCAACAGACCAATTGCCGCAAGAAGCATTAAAGGGATATGCAATAATAGGAGAGCTTTCATTAGATGGACGTGTAAGACCTGTAAACGGTGTTTTGGCTATGAGCATTGAAGCAAAACAGCAAGGGCTTAAGGGAATTATCGTGCCAATTGAAAATGTAGAAGAAGCCTCAGTTGTTAGTGGTATAGAAGCTGTAGGTGTAACTTCTTTAAAAGAAGCAGCATTGTATTTTAAAGGTGAACATAAGGCCGAAAGGCGTAACGATATTTTGCACAAAAACAGGAACAACGAAGACGAAATAAAATTTGAAGGAGATTTCTCGGAAGTTAAAGGTCAAGAAAACTTAAAAAGATGCCTTGAAATTGCCGCAGCGGGCCAGCATAATTTGATAATGACAGGACCACCGGGCTCCGGTAAGACCATGATTGCAAGACGGATTCCCACTATCCTTCCGTCTATGACTTTTGAAGAATCACTGGAAACTACTAAAATCTATAGTATAGCAGGTCTTATTTCTGATCATTCGGGGCTTATAAGAACAAGGCCTTTCAGATCTCCCCATCACACAATTACGCCGAGCGGGATGGTAGGAGGTGGCCGCATACCAAAACCGGGGGAAATCACATTAGCTCATAACGGCGTTTTATTCTTAGATGAGCTTCCGGAATTTCCGAGGGAGATACTTGAACTTTTGCGGCAGCCTTTGGAAGACGGAAAAATTACTATAGCAAGAGCACATGCAACTGTATCATTTCCATCTAAATTTATGATGGTAGCTTCGATGAATCCCTGTCCCTGCGGGTTTTATAACAGTCCTTTTCATCAGTGCAGCTGCACGATGCGCCAAATACATAAGTATCGGGGGAAAATCTCAGGACCGTTGCTTGACAGAATGGACATGAATTTAGAAGTTGCGCCGGTCAAGTTTTCAGAACTTGAGGGACCGTCCACAACAGATTCTGCTACAATTAGGAAGCGAGTGGAAGCAGCGCGACAGCTTCAGCTAGAAAGGTATAAAAATAGCAATGTATATTGGAATTCTCAGCTGACGCCTGCCATGATAAACAAATATTGCAGACTTGACAAGAATGGAAAAGTGCTGCTGAAGCAAGCGTTTAATAGAATGAAGCTGAGTGCTCGAGCCTATAATAAAATATTGAAGGTTTCGAGAACTATAGCTGATTTGGAAGAAAAGGATTTAATTAAAGAATATCATGTAGCTGAAGCTTTGCAGTATCATGGTAGAGAAGAAGATCAAATCGTAAATTAA
- a CDS encoding KH domain-containing protein has product MTELVEYIAKALVDHPENVVVNQIEGEQSVILELKVDPEDMGKVIGKQGRIAKAIRTVVKAAAAKEGKRVVVEII; this is encoded by the coding sequence GTGACAGAATTAGTTGAGTATATCGCAAAAGCATTGGTAGATCATCCTGAAAATGTTGTCGTAAACCAAATCGAAGGAGAACAGTCTGTTATACTAGAGCTTAAGGTTGACCCTGAAGACATGGGAAAGGTGATTGGCAAACAAGGCAGAATTGCCAAAGCTATCAGGACCGTTGTAAAAGCTGCAGCGGCAAAGGAAGGCAAAAGAGTTGTTGTGGAGATTATATAA
- a CDS encoding ribonuclease HII, translating into MDLEKERIRISKLYEKERSLSKKGYMLIAGVDEAGRGPLAGPVVAGAVILAIDTEIIDLKDSKKISEKKRERVYEDICKKALAYSFDIVEPDYIDKNNILNATLLAMRNAIYKLPIRPEYILVDAEEIPDIDIPQESIIHGDSLSACIAAASIVAKVNRDRIMREYDTLYPDYGFIRNKGYGTKEHIDALKKYGPCPIHRQSFSVKSLENK; encoded by the coding sequence ATGGATCTTGAGAAAGAAAGGATTCGAATATCAAAACTTTATGAAAAGGAAAGAAGTCTTAGCAAGAAGGGCTATATGCTGATTGCGGGAGTAGACGAGGCGGGTCGCGGACCACTGGCAGGTCCGGTAGTGGCCGGAGCCGTTATTTTAGCTATTGACACAGAAATAATTGATTTGAAAGACTCTAAAAAAATAAGCGAAAAGAAGAGAGAAAGGGTTTATGAAGATATCTGTAAAAAAGCTCTTGCATATTCTTTTGACATAGTAGAGCCTGATTATATTGATAAAAACAACATTTTAAATGCAACACTGCTTGCAATGAGAAATGCTATATATAAGCTGCCTATACGGCCAGAATATATTCTAGTGGATGCTGAAGAAATACCTGACATAGATATACCCCAAGAAAGCATAATTCATGGAGATAGCCTTAGCGCATGTATAGCCGCAGCCTCGATTGTAGCAAAAGTTAATAGAGATAGAATAATGAGAGAATATGATACGCTTTATCCCGATTATGGATTTATAAGAAACAAAGGCTATGGCACCAAAGAGCATATTGATGCACTAAAAAAATATGGCCCGTGTCCTATTCATAGACAGAGTTTTTCAGTAAAATCCCTCGAGAATAAGTAA
- a CDS encoding YraN family protein, with translation MNPKKLGTLGEQYAAQYLQCKHYRILKMNFNCKYGEIDIIAENKGIIIFVEVKTRKSTNYGRGMEAVNYVKQQKIRKVALYYLKENPGYFDGIRFDVIDIMLNNNNKFEIEHIENAF, from the coding sequence ATGAACCCAAAAAAACTTGGAACTTTAGGTGAACAGTATGCAGCACAATATTTACAATGTAAACATTACAGAATACTTAAAATGAATTTCAACTGTAAGTATGGAGAAATAGATATTATAGCAGAAAACAAAGGAATTATAATCTTTGTAGAAGTTAAGACACGAAAATCTACAAACTACGGAAGAGGGATGGAAGCCGTAAATTATGTAAAACAGCAAAAAATAAGGAAGGTTGCCTTATACTACCTCAAAGAGAATCCCGGCTATTTTGACGGTATAAGATTTGATGTCATAGACATTATGCTTAATAACAATAATAAATTTGAAATAGAGCATATTGAAAATGCCTTTTAA